A part of Gossypium hirsutum isolate 1008001.06 chromosome A07, Gossypium_hirsutum_v2.1, whole genome shotgun sequence genomic DNA contains:
- the LOC107932909 gene encoding dimethylnonatriene synthase, with protein MDLCTYLQSIAILLLSLYIFSRRAPKNSKKSCIPEPSGSLPLIGHLHLLGGKKPTCKKLATMADKHGPLYSLKLGTHRVLVVSSWEIAKDCFTDNDRTLATRASIAAGRHMGYNNAVMALAPYGEYWRNIRKIATVELLSSHRLEKLKHIRFSEMDSFIKELYGLSRNGAKVTINEALERLTFNINLRLLVGKRFSGCDYEEVNSEPWRYGKAIKRALHLSGVFVLADALPYLEWLDIQGHVRSMKKTAKELDSVISVWLEEHLKKKKANQGTSENDFMDVMLNHLPEDTVISGHNRDNIVKATTLILSLTGGESTSVTITWVLSLLLNHPKILMAAQQELDHHVGKQRWVEESDIKNLKYLQAIVKETLRLYPPGPITGIREATKDCRIAGYDVSKGTRLIVNLWKLQRDPRVWENADEFRPERFMTTHVDFDVRGQNFEYMPFSSGRRSCPGITFGLQVVHLMVAKLIQGFDIKTAEGTAVDMEEGLGLALPKLNPIDVVLRPRLRTEFYECLEDMNKY; from the exons ATGGATCTTTGCACTTACCTTCAATCAATTGCAATTTTGTTGCTGTCGTTATATATTTTCTCGAGAAGAGCACCCAAAAATTCCAAGAAAAGTTGCATCCCTGAACCATCTGGTTCATTGCCACTCATCGGTCACCTCCATCTACTAGGTGGGAAAAAGCCAACCTGCAAGAAGCTAGCAACAATGGCAGACAAACACGGCCCACTCTACTCACTCAAACTCGGAACCCACCGAGTGTTGGTGGTGAGCAGTTGGGAAATCGCCAAGGATTGCTTCACGGACAATGACCGAACCCTGGCTACTCGAGCTAGCATCGCTGCTGGGCGGCACATGGGTTACAACAATGCGGTCATGGCACTCGCCCCATACGGCGAATATTGGCGTAACATCCGTAAGATAGCCACGGTCGAGCTTCTTTCTAGCCACCGTTTAGAGAAGCTAAAGCACATACGTTTCTCCGAAATGGACTCGTTCATCAAAGAGTTGTACGGACTTTCACGAAACGGTGCCAAAGTGACCATCAACGAGGCTTTGGAACGATTGACGTTCAACATCAACCTACGGTTACTCGTCGGAAAACGATTTTCCGGTTGTGATTACGAGGAAGTAAACAGCGAACCGTGGCGGTACGGGAAGGCCATTAAACGAGCGTTGCATCTTTCCGGGGTCTTCGTCTTGGCGGATGCTCTACCGTACCTCGAATGGCTTGATATTCAAGGTCATGTTCGTTCCATGAAGAAAACAGCCAAAGAACTCGACTCAGTAATCAGTGTTTGGCTCGAAGAACATCTAAAGAAGAAAAAGGCAAACCAGGGTACCTCTGAAAATGATTTCATGGACGTGATGTTAAATCACTTACCGGAAGATACTGTAATTTCAGGCCATAATCGCGACAACATTGTAAAAGCAACAACACTG ATTCTTTCATTGACTGGAGGAGAAAGTACATCAGTGACAATCACATGGGTACTTTCTTTACTACTGAACCACCCGAAAATTTTAATGGCTGCACAACAAGAGTTGGACCACCATGTTGGAAAACAAAGATGGGTCGAAGAATCGGACATTAAGAACCTCAAATATCTACAAGCCATAGTTAAGGAAACTCTACGATTATACCCACCAGGACCCATCACCGGAATCCGTGAAGCCACCAAAGATTGTCGCATTGCTGGCTACGATGTCTCAAAGGGTACTCGTTTGATTGTGAATCTTTGGAAATTGCAACGAGACCCACGGGTTTGGGAAAATGCCGATGAGTTTCGTCCAGAAAGGTTCATGACGACGCATGTTGATTTCGACGTTAGGGGTCAAAATTTTGAATACATGCCGTTTAGCTCCGGTAGAAGGTCATGCCCTGGAATCACGTTTGGGTTACAAGTTGTTCACTTGATGGTGGCAAAACTAATTCAGGGATTTGATATTAAGACCGCAGAAGGGACTGCGGTGGATATGGAAGAAGGCTTAGGACTTGCCTTACCTAAGCTGAATCCTATTGATGTTGTTCTAAGGCCACGCCTTCGTACGGAGTTCTATGAGTGCCTTGAAGACATGAATAAATACTAG